A single window of Zea mays cultivar B73 chromosome 10, Zm-B73-REFERENCE-NAM-5.0, whole genome shotgun sequence DNA harbors:
- the LOC100283222 gene encoding chemocyanin precursor yields the protein MAQRQGRGSGAVALAAAAAVLLCVLLHAHVAESAVFTVGDRGGWSFSTGTWTNGKRFKAGDVLVFKYDSTAHNVVVVNAAGYKGCSAPRGAKVYTSGNDRVTLARGTNYFICSIPGHCQSGMKIAVTAA from the exons ATGGCGCAGCGGCAGGGAAGAGGCAGTGGTGCTGTGGCccttgcggcggcggcggcggtgctcCTCTGCGTGCTCCTTCATGCCCACGTCGCGGAGTCGGCCGTGTTCACCGTCGGCGACCGTGGCGGCTGGAGCTTCAGCACCGGTACCTGGACTAACGGCAAGCGCTTCAAAGCTGGGGACGTCCTAG TGTTCAAGTACGACTCGACGGCGCACAACGTGGTGGTGGTGAACGCGGCCGGCTACAAAGGCTGCTCGGCGCCGCGGGGCGCCAAGGTGTACACGTCCGGCAACGACCGCGTCACGCTGGCCCGCGGCACCAACTACTTCATCTGCAGCATCCCCGGCCACTGCCAGTCCGGCATGAAGATCGCCGTCACCGCCGCCTGA